From a region of the Cucumis sativus cultivar 9930 chromosome 6, Cucumber_9930_V3, whole genome shotgun sequence genome:
- the LOC101222012 gene encoding uncharacterized protein LOC101222012: protein MTRRRNLIVAVGLIAFASAGLAFPFYMASSKKPVIDPTKPLSPQATFRGPYINTGSRDVGPDHQTYTKK from the exons ATGACACGGCGTCGGAATTTGATTGTTGCCGTTGGGCTGATAGCCTTTGCATCTGCTGGATTAGCATTTCCCTTTTACATGGC GTCTTCGAAAAAACCAGTTATAGATCCGACAAAGCCGCTTTCGCCGCAGGCCACTTTTCGAGGTCCTTATATTAACACTGGCTCCCGAGACGTTGGACCCGACCATCAAACTTACACCAAGAAGTGA
- the LOC105435797 gene encoding LOW QUALITY PROTEIN: cyclin-dependent kinases regulatory subunit 1 (The sequence of the model RefSeq protein was modified relative to this genomic sequence to represent the inferred CDS: substituted 1 base at 1 genomic stop codon): protein MGQIXYSEKYFDDIYEYRHVVLPPEVAKLFPKNRLLSENEWRAIGVQQSRGWVHYAFHCPEPHIMLFRRPLNYQQQQENRTQQNALAAK, encoded by the exons ATGGGTCAGATTTAGTACTCTGAGAAGTACTTCGACGACATTTATGAGTACAG ACACGTGGTTCTCCCACCCGAAGTGGCAAAGTTGTTTCCTAAGAATCGTCTGCTCTCGGAA AATGAATGGCGTGCAATTGGAGTCCAGCAGAGTCGTGGGTGGGTGCACTATGCTTTTCATTGTCCCGAACCTCATATCATGCTATTCAGGAGGCCCCTGAACTACCAACAGCAACAGGAGAATCGCACTCAACAAAATGCACTTGCTGCTAAATGA
- the LOC101214170 gene encoding uncharacterized protein LOC101214170 isoform X1 produces the protein MANGTAPDEFVVLSRVRTGLKREFAFALKVQSTICGSLGRTRSTKLHNAIPESPTPKRLKGLGTMEAKEGEEEDEESDEAAQLRSCEVGEVEKVKIMEDMADSMSEEEAKSDIVDLISDEEPKSQVDESTGDTGTKDEKLDAIRIEESKEELLDSEDPSSHRTVDLAIHSELVDVKVDPSYEEESKETLRNESEELSTCADLGKAGKNVSSEEAANGSKSIIDVNGQLGKKMFQQPRKRFTRSALKQNVEPTSLEHLSKCNTGVAMQVITNDTETKPEDIPGPLATPPVKIGKTKLKKVSAKKFPAKLKDLLDTGILEGLRVRYIRGSKIKALGETGLGGVISGSGIICFCNNCKGKEVVSPTLFELHAGSSNKRPPEYIYLETGNTLRDIMNACQNFSFDQTEEFIQSAIGRSLVKRTAICLNCKGRIPESDTGIAMLLCCSCMDSKKPQVSSSPSPSPSPSPTPIVFSKDRTPKPNVLSKSSDTITKSVSTRGKIHGRITRKDLRLHKLVFEEDILPDGTEVAYYARGQKLLVGYKKGSGIFCSCCNSEVSPSQFEAHAGWASRRKPYLHIYTSNGVSLHELSISLSKGRKFSLTDNDDLCSICADGGDLLCCDGCPRSFHRDCVPLQCIPTGIWYCKYCQNLFQKEKFVEHNANAVAAGRVAGVDPIEQITTRCIRIVKTMEVEVGGCALCRCHDFSKSGFGPRTVILCDQCEKEFHVGCLKENNMEDLKELPQGKWFCCPECNRIHSALEKLVVLGGEKLPESILVSVQKKIEDQGSASINDVEIRWRVLNWKMLSSDETRSLLSKAVSIFHDCFDPIVDSASGRDFIPSMLYGRNIRGQEFGGIYCAVLTVNESVVSVGIFRIFGAEVAELPLVATDTNFQGQGYFQSLYACIERFLGFLNVKNLVLPAADEAESLWINKFGFSKLPPEEVMEFKRHYQMMIFQGTSMLQKEVPKYRVINSAANPGS, from the exons ATGGCGAACGGTACGGCTCCGGATGAGTTCGTGGTGTTATCACGAGTCCGGACTGGTCTGAAGCGTGAGTTTGCATTTGCTTTGAAAGTTCAATCGACGATTTGTGGATCATTAGGTCGGACTCGTTCCACGAAGTTACATAATGCGATTCCGGAGAGTCCCACCCCGAAGAGGTTAAAGGGGTTAGGGACGATGGAGGCCAAAGAAGGTGAGGAGGAAGATGAGGAATCGGATGAGGCTGCCCAGTTAAGGAGTTGCGAGGTGGGGGAGGTTGAGAAGGTGAAGATAATGGAGGACATGGCGGATTCAATGAGTGAAGAGGAAGCCAAGAGTGATATTGTAGACCTTATAAGCGATGAAGAACCCAAGAGTCAGGTTGATGAATCTACGGGTGATACTGGAACTAAGGACGAGAAATTGGATGCAATTCGTATAGAAGAATCGAAGGAGGAACTATTGGATAGTGAGGATCCAAGCAGCCATCGTACTGTGGATTTAGCAATACACAGCGAATTGGTCGATGTAAAAGTGGATCCCTCGTATGAGGAAGAATCTAAGGAAACCTTGAGGAATGAATCTGAAGAGCTTTCGACATGTGCGGATTTAGGGAAGGCGGGTAAAAATGTTTCCTCAGAGGAAGCAGCTAATGGGTCGAAGTCGATCATTGATGTTAATGGTCAGTTGGGAAAGAAGATGTTTCAGCAGCCTCGCAAGAGGTTTACTCGTTCGGCCTTAAAACAGAATGTGGAGCCCACGTCCTTAGAACATCTTTCAAAATGTAATACGGGTGTGGCAATGCAAGTAATCACGAATGATACTGAAACCAAACCTGAGGATATTCCTGGCCCCTTAGCTACACCTCCGGTGAAGATTGGAAAGACAAAGCTGAAGAAAGTGTCTGCTAAGAAGTTTCCCGCCAAGTTAAAAGACCTTCTGGATACAGGTATTTTGGAGGGACTTCGAGTAAGATACATCAGAGGTTCTAAG ATCAAAGCACTAGGAGAAACTGGGCTTGGAGGAGTAATCAGTGGCTCTGGGATAATTTGTTTCTGTAACAACTGCAAAGGAAAAGAA GTTGTTTCTCCTACTTTATTTGAACTACATGCCGGTAGCTCAAATAAACGTCCACCAGAGTACATTTACTTGGAGACTGGGAATACCCTCCGGGATATCATGAATGCATgccaaaatttttcttttgaccaGACAGAAGAATTCATCCAAAGTGCAATTGGTCGTTCCTTGGTAAAGAGAACTGCTATCTGCTTGAATTGCAAAg GTCGAATTCCTGAATCAGACACTGGTATTGCCATGCTACTTTGCTGTTCATGCATGGATTCAAAGAAGCCTCAGGTTAGCTCAAGCCCGAGCCCGAGCCCCAGCCCCAGCCCCACTCCTATAGTCTTTAGTAAAGACAG AACTCCAAAACCTAATGTACTTTCCAAGTCATCTGACACTATAACGAAGAGTGTTTCGACTCGTGGTAAAATTCATGGAAGAATAACTAGAAA GGATCTAAGATTGCATAAGTTAGTGTTTGAGGAAGATATATTACCTGATGGAACTGAAGTTGCATACTATGCCCGTGGGCAG AAATTGTTGGTTGGGTATAAAAAGGGATCTGGTATTTTTTGTAGCTGCTGCAATTCTGAG GTTAGTCCCtcacaatttgaagctcatgCTGGTTGGGCATCAAGGCGCAAACC ATATTTGCACATTTACACATCAAATGGGGTGTCTCTGCATGAGTTGTCCATATCTCTATCGAAAGGACGGAAGTTCTCGTTGACTGATAACGATGACTTGTGTAGCATTTGTGCAGATGGAGGGGATCTGCTGTGTTGTGATGGCTGCCCCAGGTCTTTTCATAGAG ATTGTGTTCCTTTACAATGTATCCCTACTGGTATCTGGTACTGCAAATATTGCCAGAATTTGttccaaaaggaaaaatttgTGGAGCACAATGCCAATGCTGTTGCCGCTGGAAGGGTTGCTGGTGTTGATCCTATTGAACAGATAACAACGAGATGCATTCGAATTGTCAAAACTATGGAAGTGGAAGTTGGTGGATGTGCATTATGCag ATGCCACGACTTTAGCAAGTCAGGGTTTGGTCCTCGAACTGTTATTCTCTGTGATCAG TGTGAGAAGGAGTTTCATGTTGGTTGCTTAAAGGAAAACAACATGGAAGATCTGAAG GAACTTCCTCAAGGAAAATGGTTTTGTTGTCCGGAGTGTAACAGAATACATTCTGCCCTAGAGAAGTTGGTGGTTTTAGGAGGAGAGAAGCTGCCTGAGTCTATTTTGGTCTCTGTTCAGAAAAAGATTGAAGACCAGGGTTCAGCAAGCATAAACGATGTTGAAATTAGATGGCGGGTCCTCAATTGGAAAATGCTGTCTTCTGATGAAACTAGATCATTACTTTCGAAGGCGGTTTCTATTTTCCAT GATTGTTTTGATCCGATTGTTGACTCAGCCTCCGGGAGAGACTTCATTCCGTCGATGCTTTATGG GAGGAACATCCGGGGTCAAGAATTTGGTGGGATATACTGTGCAGTTCTAACAGTGAA tgaatcTGTTGTGTCAGTGGGAATATTTCGAATATTTGGGGCTGAAGTAGCGGAGCTTCCTTTAGTAGCAACAGATACCAACTTTCAAGGACAG GGCTACTTCCAATCTTTGTATGCATGCATCGAGAGGTTCTTAGGATTTTTGAACGTAAAGAATCTAGTTCTTCCAGCTGCAGACGAAGCAGAGTCATTGTGGATCAACAAATTTGGTTTTAGCAAGTTACCTCCTGAAGAG GTAATGGAGTTCAAGAGACATTACCAAATGATGATCTTCCAAGGGACGTCGATGTTGCAAAAAGAAGTACCGAAATATCGTGTAATTAATAGTGCAGCAAACCCAGGGAGCTGA
- the LOC101214170 gene encoding uncharacterized protein LOC101214170 isoform X2 encodes MANGTAPDEFVVLSRVRTGLKREFAFALKVQSTICGSLGRTRSTKLHNAIPESPTPKRLKGLGTMEAKEGEEEDEESDEAAQLRSCEVGEVEKVKIMEDMADSMSEEEAKSDIVDLISDEEPKSQVDESTGDTGTKDEKLDAIRIEESKEELLDSEDPSSHRTVDLAIHSELVDVKVDPSYEEESKETLRNESEELSTCADLGKAGKNVSSEEAANGSKSIIDVNGQLGKKMFQQPRKRFTRSALKQNVEPTSLEHLSKCNTGVAMQVITNDTETKPEDIPGPLATPPVKIGKTKLKKVSAKKFPAKLKDLLDTGILEGLRVRYIRGSKIKALGETGLGGVISGSGIICFCNNCKGKEVVSPTLFELHAGSSNKRPPEYIYLETGNTLRDIMNACQNFSFDQTEEFIQSAIGRSLVKRTAICLNCKGRIPESDTGIAMLLCCSCMDSKKPQVSSSPSPSPSPSPTPIVFSKDRTPKPNVLSKSSDTITKSVSTRGKIHGRITRKDLRLHKLVFEEDILPDGTEVAYYARGQKLLVGYKKGSGIFCSCCNSEVSPSQFEAHAGWASRRKPYLHIYTSNGVSLHELSISLSKGRKFSLTDNDDLCSICADGGDLLCCDGCPRSFHRDCVPLQCIPTGIWYCKYCQNLFQKEKFVEHNANAVAAGRVAGVDPIEQITTRCIRIVKTMEVEVGGCALCRCHDFSKSGFGPRTVILCDQCEKEFHVGCLKENNMEDLKELPQGKWFCCPECNRIHSALEKLVVLGGEKLPESILVSVQKKIEDQGSASINDVEIRWRVLNWKMLSSDETRSLLSKAVSIFHDCFDPIVDSASGRDFIPSMLYGRNIRGQEFGGIYCAVLTVNESVVSVGIFRIFGAEVAELPLVATDTNFQGQLQTKQSHCGSTNLVLASYLLKR; translated from the exons ATGGCGAACGGTACGGCTCCGGATGAGTTCGTGGTGTTATCACGAGTCCGGACTGGTCTGAAGCGTGAGTTTGCATTTGCTTTGAAAGTTCAATCGACGATTTGTGGATCATTAGGTCGGACTCGTTCCACGAAGTTACATAATGCGATTCCGGAGAGTCCCACCCCGAAGAGGTTAAAGGGGTTAGGGACGATGGAGGCCAAAGAAGGTGAGGAGGAAGATGAGGAATCGGATGAGGCTGCCCAGTTAAGGAGTTGCGAGGTGGGGGAGGTTGAGAAGGTGAAGATAATGGAGGACATGGCGGATTCAATGAGTGAAGAGGAAGCCAAGAGTGATATTGTAGACCTTATAAGCGATGAAGAACCCAAGAGTCAGGTTGATGAATCTACGGGTGATACTGGAACTAAGGACGAGAAATTGGATGCAATTCGTATAGAAGAATCGAAGGAGGAACTATTGGATAGTGAGGATCCAAGCAGCCATCGTACTGTGGATTTAGCAATACACAGCGAATTGGTCGATGTAAAAGTGGATCCCTCGTATGAGGAAGAATCTAAGGAAACCTTGAGGAATGAATCTGAAGAGCTTTCGACATGTGCGGATTTAGGGAAGGCGGGTAAAAATGTTTCCTCAGAGGAAGCAGCTAATGGGTCGAAGTCGATCATTGATGTTAATGGTCAGTTGGGAAAGAAGATGTTTCAGCAGCCTCGCAAGAGGTTTACTCGTTCGGCCTTAAAACAGAATGTGGAGCCCACGTCCTTAGAACATCTTTCAAAATGTAATACGGGTGTGGCAATGCAAGTAATCACGAATGATACTGAAACCAAACCTGAGGATATTCCTGGCCCCTTAGCTACACCTCCGGTGAAGATTGGAAAGACAAAGCTGAAGAAAGTGTCTGCTAAGAAGTTTCCCGCCAAGTTAAAAGACCTTCTGGATACAGGTATTTTGGAGGGACTTCGAGTAAGATACATCAGAGGTTCTAAG ATCAAAGCACTAGGAGAAACTGGGCTTGGAGGAGTAATCAGTGGCTCTGGGATAATTTGTTTCTGTAACAACTGCAAAGGAAAAGAA GTTGTTTCTCCTACTTTATTTGAACTACATGCCGGTAGCTCAAATAAACGTCCACCAGAGTACATTTACTTGGAGACTGGGAATACCCTCCGGGATATCATGAATGCATgccaaaatttttcttttgaccaGACAGAAGAATTCATCCAAAGTGCAATTGGTCGTTCCTTGGTAAAGAGAACTGCTATCTGCTTGAATTGCAAAg GTCGAATTCCTGAATCAGACACTGGTATTGCCATGCTACTTTGCTGTTCATGCATGGATTCAAAGAAGCCTCAGGTTAGCTCAAGCCCGAGCCCGAGCCCCAGCCCCAGCCCCACTCCTATAGTCTTTAGTAAAGACAG AACTCCAAAACCTAATGTACTTTCCAAGTCATCTGACACTATAACGAAGAGTGTTTCGACTCGTGGTAAAATTCATGGAAGAATAACTAGAAA GGATCTAAGATTGCATAAGTTAGTGTTTGAGGAAGATATATTACCTGATGGAACTGAAGTTGCATACTATGCCCGTGGGCAG AAATTGTTGGTTGGGTATAAAAAGGGATCTGGTATTTTTTGTAGCTGCTGCAATTCTGAG GTTAGTCCCtcacaatttgaagctcatgCTGGTTGGGCATCAAGGCGCAAACC ATATTTGCACATTTACACATCAAATGGGGTGTCTCTGCATGAGTTGTCCATATCTCTATCGAAAGGACGGAAGTTCTCGTTGACTGATAACGATGACTTGTGTAGCATTTGTGCAGATGGAGGGGATCTGCTGTGTTGTGATGGCTGCCCCAGGTCTTTTCATAGAG ATTGTGTTCCTTTACAATGTATCCCTACTGGTATCTGGTACTGCAAATATTGCCAGAATTTGttccaaaaggaaaaatttgTGGAGCACAATGCCAATGCTGTTGCCGCTGGAAGGGTTGCTGGTGTTGATCCTATTGAACAGATAACAACGAGATGCATTCGAATTGTCAAAACTATGGAAGTGGAAGTTGGTGGATGTGCATTATGCag ATGCCACGACTTTAGCAAGTCAGGGTTTGGTCCTCGAACTGTTATTCTCTGTGATCAG TGTGAGAAGGAGTTTCATGTTGGTTGCTTAAAGGAAAACAACATGGAAGATCTGAAG GAACTTCCTCAAGGAAAATGGTTTTGTTGTCCGGAGTGTAACAGAATACATTCTGCCCTAGAGAAGTTGGTGGTTTTAGGAGGAGAGAAGCTGCCTGAGTCTATTTTGGTCTCTGTTCAGAAAAAGATTGAAGACCAGGGTTCAGCAAGCATAAACGATGTTGAAATTAGATGGCGGGTCCTCAATTGGAAAATGCTGTCTTCTGATGAAACTAGATCATTACTTTCGAAGGCGGTTTCTATTTTCCAT GATTGTTTTGATCCGATTGTTGACTCAGCCTCCGGGAGAGACTTCATTCCGTCGATGCTTTATGG GAGGAACATCCGGGGTCAAGAATTTGGTGGGATATACTGTGCAGTTCTAACAGTGAA tgaatcTGTTGTGTCAGTGGGAATATTTCGAATATTTGGGGCTGAAGTAGCGGAGCTTCCTTTAGTAGCAACAGATACCAACTTTCAAGGACAG CTGCAGACGAAGCAGAGTCATTGTGGATCAACAAATTTGGTTTTAGCAAGTTACCTCCTGAAGAG GTAA